From a single Eleginops maclovinus isolate JMC-PN-2008 ecotype Puerto Natales chromosome 2, JC_Emac_rtc_rv5, whole genome shotgun sequence genomic region:
- the akip1 gene encoding A-kinase-interacting protein 1, with protein sequence MESQAWLESSLRRSASLGLEVLQRASRRSVDWSSIEASQTPTTTDEDTQIPLRRSRSEIDDVFATIADFMVQTTHQCKRYYESGCCTEPSDTERSHVCRFHSKPAAGMKTPARSARKHERAPQNKGRVSAVGEDFFIEVSPGTYAVTATMPESQQQTQMISVRAGESVDLTFNL encoded by the exons ATGGAAAGCCAAGCCTGGCTGGAGTCTTCCTTGCGGCGCTCTGCCAGTCTGGGTCTGGAGGTGCTGCAGCGGGCCTCCAGGAGGAGCGTAGACTGGAGCAGCATTGAAGCGTCCCagacccccaccaccacagatGAAGACACACAGATCCCCCTCAGG AGATCACGCTCAGAAATTGATGATGTCTTTGCAACCATCGCAGACTTCATGGTGCAGACGACCCATCAGTGCAAG AGGTATTATGAGTCCGGCTGCTGCACTGAGCCCTCTGACACTGAGAGGAGCCATGTGTGCAGGTTCCACTCAAAGCCAGCTGCTGGGATGAAAACGCCTGCACGGTCGGCTAGAAAACATGAAAGGGCGCCACAGAACAAG GGTCGTGTGTCTGCAGTTGGTGAAGATTTCTTCATCGAGGTTTCACCGGGGACGTACGCCGTCACTGCCACCATGCCAGAGTCCCAGCAGCAGACTCAGATGATCAGTGTCAGAGCTGGAGAGAGCGTTGACCTCACCTTCAACctctga